The following DNA comes from Salvelinus namaycush isolate Seneca chromosome 39, SaNama_1.0, whole genome shotgun sequence.
TCAATACAGGCTTAACCATTCGGGGTCATGCCTGGTCTTGTGAAGGCTATTGgacatgtgtaacggatgtgaaatggctagctagttagcggtggtacgcgctaatagcctttcaatcggtgacgtcacttgctctgagacttgggtgactgttgttgatgtgtgcagagggtccctggttcgcgcccgggtcggggcgaggggacggacgtaaagttaaactgttacacatgcaCATTAGTTAATCATTGATAGTTACATTAGCCTGGTCTTGTGAAGGCTATTGGACATGCTCATTAGTTAATCATTGATAGGAACCACTAGACATGTACCTGTATTAggaaggtacagttgaagtcaagtttacatacaccttagccaaatacatataaactcagtttttcacaattcctgacatttaatccaagtaaaaattccctgtcttaggtcaattatgatcactttattttaagaatgtgaaatgtcaaaataatagtagaaaattgtttatttcagcttttatttctttcatcacattcccacatTCCCAACACTCTAGTATTTGGaatcattgcctttaaattgtttaacttttgtcaaacgtttcgggtagccttccacaagcttcccacattatTGGACCAATAATTCCACGACACTAGCTAGATACGTTGGCTTACTAGGTACATTGATAGCTTTAGGTTGGTTGTTTTTAAGTTAATCTTCAAGATTTCCACCAAGGACGTTGCCTCCGATCATCACTCTCCCTCGCTTGGTTAAGGGACATTTTTAAGGTACACTCGGATGTAAAACGCAATTCAAGGGCTGAGGGTTTAGGGCCGAGGAAGGGAAGAATGGGACCATtatagccaatgagagggcagatatgcGTGTTTTCACTAGTTGCAACAATGTCGAACATCTATAAcgtacttttatttatttagggttaggcataacgTTAGtgtttttaaggttagggttaaaatcaCATTTAAAAAGATAAGTTGTAGAAATGGGTGTGGTTTATGGCTTTgtttgtggtaactagtgacccCCCCATTTGACCCTCTTGCTTCTCCTCTTCCGTGTTGTTTGATATTAAATGACTGGTataagaaatatggtggaaactaGCACATGCCCACCAATCCAATGCTCTTAGATTTGTGGGTTGTAGTGAACGATTGAACATTTCAGGTGGAAGGAGATGTTCGAGGGATGCACCTAAATCAGAGGTTTAGACTGACTTAATACAATATTTGGTTTAATGATCAACTGTTAACTTATTGTGGCCAACAGGACAAAGCTAGCccgtccccctccaccctccaggAGTCCCCAAGTCGACCGCCTCTCCGTACTTTACTGCTGGTTCTGGTCGACTGCAGGAAAACACCGGGGCAGAGTGGAactgagagaggagaagaggaacatGGAGATATGATTTCATTAAGTAAAAACCATGGTGTGTGGATTACTCTGCTTCTTTAACAATTAATTGGTTAATTATATTGATGAAAATATTTGGTAGTTCCACCCaattttgagaagtgtaacttggtccCCCCCAAAAACgtttgatttcacctaattttaacttTCTGTTATGAAGAGCACATGTTCGAtgtaataaaaacatgttttcccatctcaagaggttatatgaaagtacatactgtagtaagtgctaaataaagtaacaggggactactgaaaacaacaaaaccaCTAGTTTACAATGGTGAAATAGTCCTTTAAATCAGCCACCAATTGTCTCATGACAGGGGTAATGGAAGCTAGTTTTGTTCCACGGGGAGTGAAAATTGAATGCTAGCTCCACAAAAACATTATTCTACCATATCAATTTCTGGGTAAAATGGTTCACTTGCTCAGTTTTCTACAAAAAACACCAGAGAATCGATAAGACTAGCACTAGGAAACCTGCTTTTACTCTGAGTTGacgttcaatgtttcttttgccCAAAAAATGTAAGGAacagtttcaccatattaaacaTGGATTGACCTTAATGAGGGACAgatgtaaatgaatcactaattacatgaaataaataatgttCAGAAATGACTGTCAAAGTAACCAAATAACTAGTgctttacatgcacactaatcaTTTcctattaaactgattatggcagtaggctgagtatggcattagtcatgtaaacaccttactctgctgaTCTTAATTGGTGTAAGGTCATAACAGAAGGAAGCATACGCCTTTAAAAACACCTTGTTTTCATTATCAATCTTTACAATGATTAGGACATTAAACACTTTAATCAGAGTTATAGAGGTGTATTTATTCTGCATGTTCTAACACAAGCAGCGCCAGCTAACTTCTTTTGACCGAGTCCAGTGAGTTCaggaaaaactgaaagtatgcagCTTAGAAATAGTTTCACATACAACCGTTAtactgctttaaaaaaaacatagtcgaggtggtagaacgtttattttgattgccAATTTTCAGCGTTTTTCAAAGTCCCGTCAGGTAGGTGTTCATGTAAACAGGTTTATTAGGGAAATTGTTCTTTCAAAGCATGTCAATGTTTAAATCAAACTCTTATGCTAATTGATTTCACAATTAACGTATTATTCTGCGCTTGTAACTGTACTCAATGATGGTAAAACTTGGATAAATTATTGAATTAGTTGGGTAAAAATCTTTCTAGAAGTTACACAGGGTTGACGGAGGGACTTGTCACAATTCAGAATTTTGTCACTTTAGCAAGTGTTCATTAATATTATTTAATAACAGATTTAAAATGTAATACTGGTGCTCAATTTCTACTGGAAAAATATGAAAGGGAAGCAAAAGGCCTTAATTTCATGGAAGGACCCATCTGTTTATGGACCCATATTTGCAAAACCTAACTATTCAATGTCTTTGTTTCACAGGGGACATCCCTAATCGTTGCTCTCTTAGTGGGAGGTGCTTAtcatctggggagcctcaacaacatcatgatgctgacatgaaagagaagagtctctccagaccagaacacctcaagaaacaccagcagagacgtATAGGGAAGAAACCTcaccactgctgctctgactgtgggaagagttttgctaaacaAGACTTGACAATTCATGAGCAAATTCACACTCTAGAGCATGCATCTAAAACCTTAAAATCTCATCTGAGAATTCATTCAGGGGAGGGACCTTATACCTGCTTTGATTGTGGGAAATACTTAAATCAGTCAGGAGCCCAgactaaacacaaacacacaggagagaagccttatagctgtgatcaatgtgggaagactTTCAATCAGTCAGGACACCTGACTAGacaccaacgcatacacacaggagagaagccttatagctgtgatcagtgtgggaagagcttcaatcaCTCAGGATCCCTGATTGcacaccaacgcatacacacaggagagaagccttatagctgtgatcagtgtgggaagagtttaaCTAAAGGTTACCGTCTGACTGTACACCagcgcatacacacaggagagaagccttatagctgtgatcagtgtgggaagagtttcagttTCTTTGGATCCATGATTACACACCagcgcatacacacaggagagaagccttatagctgtgatcagtgtgggaagagtttcagttTCTTGGGATCCATGATTATacaccaacgcatacacacaggagagaagccttatagctgtgatcagtgtgggaagagcttcaataACTCAGGAGCCCTGACTAGacaccaacgcatacacacaggagagaaactttatagctgtgatcagtgtgggaagagcttcaataACTCAGGAGACCTGACTAGacaccaacgcatacacacaggagagaagccttatagctgtgatcagtgtgggaagagcttcagtcGATCAGGAACCCTGAGCAAACAtcaacgcatacacacaggagagaagccttatagctgtgatcagtgtgggaagaacTTCAATCAGTCAGGATACCTGACTAAacaccaacgcatacacacaggagagaagccttatagctgtgatcagtgtgggaagagtttcagttACTCGGGAtccctgactacacaccaacgcatacacacaggagagaagccttatagctgtgatcagtgtgggaagagtttcagttACTCAGGATCCCTGACTATACACCAActcatacacacaggagagaagccttatagctgtgatcagtgtgggaagagtttcaggtACTCGGGATCCATGATTACACACCagcgcatacacacaggagagaagccttatagctgtgatcagtgtgggaagagcttcaatcgTTCAGGATCCCTGACTGTACACCaacgaatacacacaggagagaagccttatagctgtgatcagtgtgggaagagtttcagtgAATCAGGATCCCTGACTGTacaccaacgcatacacacaggagagaagccttatagctgtgatcagtgtgggaagagtttcagttACTCGGGATCCATGATTACACACCagcgcatacacacaggagagaagccttatagctgtgatcagtgtgggaagagcttcaatcgTTCAGGATCCCTGACTGTACACCaacgaatacacacaggagagaagccttatagctgtgatcagtgtgggaagagcttcagtcGATCAGGAaccctgactacacaccaacgcatacacacaggagagaaaccttattccTGTCTATGTGGAAAGAGCTTTGCTCATTCAGGGTCACTGATAACACACCAGAAAGCTCAAACATGTTTTCTTTCATCTCGTTTCTCTCCGGCACCGGTTCCAGATTCCTAAATAACATTTCAATAGAAAACATATTGCAAAGAGTTATTGTTAtaggatttttatgaataatgactaaataatGTATACATTTAATGCAGGATTGTAACTAACATAATTCTACCCTGTCTGATAAAGAATGTTTCTACATAGGCAAAGAGGAAGTGTTAGCAGACAAATTGTgacagacaacttgtgaccactgtgaaaCTGATAACAGGAAGAAAGTCTCCCCACCCATGGAGGGAGAAACCGTAGGGCTTGCAGTAGATTGTGTAACATGTGGCAGCACATGATAAGCAATATGTATGTGttggaatggaattaaaaagcAGCTTTGTCATTGTCAGAGAGTAGAAGGGACATTTAGGACGTGATGACTCAATGTGTGATATATAAACTAATGTACATGTGATTATGTTCAgagctctcgagaataaacgctattgattaatTTGGGGACTGGTCTTtgtctattttatgcaaataagaaccttacaaatcattagaaacggacagagtgttttaattgaattggttaacgGACACATAGTTACAAAATTCCACTAACAGTTACGTCTCCCATTCTCTAACAGTTTAAGTCTGATTACCATGGTAACCTGTGTAGCATAATATGCAGCTCTGGATCCATATGTATCAATCGTCTTGGAGTGGGAGTGCTGTGTGTGGTGGGGAGGAGGTGTTCAGAGCTGTATCTTATTTCATTAACTCATATTATCCATTAAATAATGTACAATAAAATGTTTCACCAATAGTAGGGGTATATTCATGTGTGGGGGAAATGTTGTCTGAAGAGAGAACCTTGAATTGTACATCTTGTCTCATACATCATTGGTTCCTGTAGGTGCTGGGTAGAGATGTGAGGGGGAGACAGTCATGATCCCCTCAGACCTTTTGGCAGAATGCCCAGAATATGTTCTATAAGTTACATGCAGGAACCAAACGTTAATGATGAATAatgtaaatcatgcaaatataacttgtctgtgtaagcagtatataagagaacATACGGGACTGCCCCGAAAGAGCTCCCGACcgatgtgtactatggtgcattaagTTTGTTGCAACCTCTCCAGCTTGCTAAAAGTAAAGAATGATTCATTTAAGTTTGACTGAGTCCTTGGTAGTATTTTCCACGACACATGTATTCAATACAAAAATACATTAAATCCTTTATCTTATGTCGCAcggcatgaggcaaatggtggtcacaccagacactgactaccgttttttaaaggtatctgtgaccaacagatgcatacagttgaagtcagaagtttacatacaccttagccaaatacatttaaactcagtttttcacaattcctgacatttaatcctagtaataattcCCTTTTTTAGttcatttaggatcaccactttattttaagattgtgaaatgtcagaataatagtagagaattatttatttcagcttttatttctttcatcacatacccagtgggtcagaagtttacatacactcaattagtatttggtagcattgcctttaaattgtttaactttggtcaaatgtttcgggtagccttccacaagcttcccacaataagttgggtgaattttggctcattcctcctgacagctggtgtaactgagtcaggtttgtaggcctccttgcttgcatacactttttcagttctgcccacacattttctataggattgaggtcggggctttgtgatggcctctccaataccttgacttttttgtccttaagccattttgccacaacttcagaagtatgcttggggtcattgtccatttggaagacccatttgcgaccaaactttaacttcctgactgatgtcttgagatgtttcttcaatatatccacatcatttcctttcctcatgatgccatctattttgtgaagtgcaccagtcccttctgcagcaaagcacccccaaaacatgatgttgccacccccgtgcttcccggttgggatggtgttcttcgggcttgcaagcctccacctttttcctccaaagataatgatggtcattatggccaaacagttccatttttgtttcatcagaccagaggacatttctccaaattgtacaatctttgtcccaatgtgcagttgcaaaccgcagtctggctttttttatggcggttttggagcagtggcttcttgttTGCTGAGGTGCCTTTGTGGGAGCTAATGTAATATAAATAGGTGTAGTTGCTATGCTGAAGTAGCAAGGACAAAAATTACATTGGCCATAGGAAGAGAAGATGACAAGATGATTTGCTATTTCTGAAAAGGGTAACATGCCAAAGAGTACATTAACCAAGGCCATAAGTACATTTATGACAGCTGGACATACTATTGTCAGAAGGACACAGGAAGGAGAATGGTAGCAGAATGACCAACAGGTGAAACATGAGCATGCAATGTATGTATTATTTTTGTATGAAGGGGTCCTGCCACCATTATAATCTATCCGGAAGCAGATATGGGCattattgggcgtgaacaagcaAAGAACTCAgactaaaagataatggtggcagaaGGACTAAGGGGAGTAACTTAATTTACATATGGTGTTATGGATACAGGTATCCTGTAtgtgtatttattttctctccttctcccctcacaggtgacaatcatcattccccaatcagtcaccaatcagtcgctaatcagaagacacctgctccttttcccttacccaatcacaacccctttcccttggtttaaaaaccctgtcagttaTTTTCTCTGGAGAGCAATCTCTCTGTCAATGCCATCTGTCTGTTGATCTCTTGTTTGGTTTTagcagctacatgtcactttgtccgttATGCTGTGAGTTTTGTTTtggtgtttgactgtttgttcATGGTGGGGAAGGGGGTACTAAGACAAGttgcccatgggcatacactacccctGGGTAAACTTTGTCTAaatagaactgggcggaccaccctctgtgtttttggttagttagttagctgttgttgaagtaggctagtttaggggtgtttttggatatttgtttctttccttaggtccagctcagccccttttcctgcccccTGTTTACTGTGTGTTTGCAAATAAACCCTGAGTTTTTGACggtaatttagttgtctgtggtttttgttctcactgttactttTTCACtgctataatttgcatgagttatgttacggttTTCGATATCATCCCCCTAGACTGCCGGGCcaaaagggattcgtaacataagGGATGTACTCATATGTGTATAAAAGCAGAGCCAGTGCTCAGGGAAATCGGCAGTTTCGTGGACCAGCACGGCATTTGCTACTTTGTATTAAAGCCtaattgaattcacaagttcttgtaagagcGATAAATATCTGAGGCAATATTctagctgtatgttcttaatgtcgttgttcagccacgactcggtgaaacataagctattaaagtttttaatgtcccattggtaggatatacgtgctttcagtttgtcccatttattttccagcgattgaacgttagctagcaggacggaaggcaaaggcagattagccacttgtcgcctgatcctcacaaggcaccctgatctttctccgcaaaatctcagtttccttctccagcgaatgacaGGAATCTGGGAATGGTCGGGTAGTATATCCCTCCCGTCCaactcattgaagaaaaactctttgtctaatctgaggtgagtaatcgcagttctgatgtccagaagctcttttcggtcataagagacggtagcagcaacattatgtacaaaacaagtgaggaacaacgcgaaaaaacaagcaaaatagcatggttggttaagagccggtaagacggcagccatcccctccggtgcCATCACTTCattttgatgcagcactccatcactcttgttattggtcaaatagtcctgatacagcctggaggtgtgttttaggtcattgtcttcttgaaaaagaaatgatagtcccactaagc
Coding sequences within:
- the LOC120032416 gene encoding zinc finger protein 883-like isoform X4, encoding MRTASGEQFISYKETVASTMDRDKASPSPSTLQESPSRPPLRTLLLVLVDCRKTPGQSGTERGEEEHGDMISLSKNHGDIPNRCSLSGRCLSSGEPQQHHDADMKEKSLSRPEHLKKHQQRRIGKKPHHCCSDCGKSFAKQDLTIHEQIHTLEHASKTLKSHLRIHSGEGPYTCFDCGKYLNQSGAQTKHKHTGEKPYSCDQCGKSFNNSGALTRHQRIHTGEKLYSCDQCGKSFNNSGDLTRHQRIHTGEKPYSCDQCGKSFSRSGTLSKHQRIHTGEKPYSCDQCGKNFNQSGYLTKHQRIHTGEKPYSCDQCGKSFSYSGSLTTHQRIHTGEKPYSCDQCGKSFSYSGSLTIHQLIHTGEKPYSCDQCGKSFRYSGSMITHQRIHTGEKPYSCDQCGKSFNRSGSLTVHQRIHTGEKPYSCDQCGKSFSESGSLTVHQRIHTGEKPYSCDQCGKSFSYSGSMITHQRIHTGEKPYSCDQCGKSFNRSGSLTVHQRIHTGEKPYSCDQCGKSFSRSGTLTTHQRIHTGEKPYSCLCGKSFAHSGSLITHQKAQTCFLSSRFSPAPVPDS
- the LOC120032416 gene encoding zinc finger protein 883-like isoform X3 gives rise to the protein MRTASGEQFISYKETVASTMDRESPSRPPLRTLLLVLVDCRKTPGQSGTERGEEEHGDMISLSKNHGDIPNRCSLSGRCLSSGEPQQHHDADMKEKSLSRPEHLKKHQQRRIGKKPHHCCSDCGKSFAKQDLTIHEQIHTLEHASKTLKSHLRIHSGEGPYTCFDCGKYLNQSGAQTKHKHTGEKPYSCDQCGKTFNQSGHLTRHQRIHTGEKPYSCDQCGKSFNNSGALTRHQRIHTGEKLYSCDQCGKSFNNSGDLTRHQRIHTGEKPYSCDQCGKSFSRSGTLSKHQRIHTGEKPYSCDQCGKNFNQSGYLTKHQRIHTGEKPYSCDQCGKSFSYSGSLTTHQRIHTGEKPYSCDQCGKSFSYSGSLTIHQLIHTGEKPYSCDQCGKSFRYSGSMITHQRIHTGEKPYSCDQCGKSFNRSGSLTVHQRIHTGEKPYSCDQCGKSFSESGSLTVHQRIHTGEKPYSCDQCGKSFSYSGSMITHQRIHTGEKPYSCDQCGKSFNRSGSLTVHQRIHTGEKPYSCDQCGKSFSRSGTLTTHQRIHTGEKPYSCLCGKSFAHSGSLITHQKAQTCFLSSRFSPAPVPDS